In the Siphonobacter curvatus genome, one interval contains:
- a CDS encoding acyloxyacyl hydrolase: MKAIVLTSLALLGSDALWAQDSTYYRQNTHHYVGVTVEHSLKSGYKMNQDYDYYATLIELEYQKPLIQTIKKNVAVNLLLQPQFNLATYRDWKVETLQDTWEAGVNVGVIFHAYLDDRSTRRYFTISSSTGPHYIHSTPVRQAPGFIFSNNIRIGFHYPIYQRINAEVKIGVRHVSNAGLIRPNHGLDNVFAGLKLTVSLGKLDDED; encoded by the coding sequence ATGAAAGCTATTGTACTTACCAGCCTAGCCCTGCTAGGCTCAGATGCCCTATGGGCGCAGGATTCCACGTATTACCGCCAGAATACGCACCACTATGTCGGTGTAACCGTAGAACACAGCCTGAAGAGTGGGTATAAAATGAATCAGGACTACGATTATTACGCCACCCTCATTGAGTTGGAATACCAAAAACCCCTGATTCAAACGATTAAAAAGAACGTAGCCGTCAATTTGTTGTTACAACCCCAGTTCAACCTGGCCACCTACCGCGACTGGAAGGTAGAAACCCTGCAGGATACCTGGGAAGCGGGAGTTAACGTCGGCGTTATTTTCCACGCCTATTTAGATGATCGGTCCACCCGCCGGTACTTTACGATTTCAAGTAGCACGGGCCCCCATTACATCCATTCAACGCCCGTACGCCAGGCCCCGGGCTTTATTTTCTCGAATAATATCCGGATCGGTTTTCACTATCCCATCTACCAGCGCATCAACGCGGAAGTCAAAATTGGGGTACGCCATGTATCCAATGCGGGTTTGATTCGGCCTAACCACGGCCTTGATAATGTATTTGCGGGGCTTAAGTTGACGGTTTCGTTAGGAAAACTCGACGATGAGGACTAA
- a CDS encoding homoserine O-acetyltransferase family protein encodes MSALQIFHYPQEFSLECGQVLPEIQLAYHTFGTLNAAADNVVWICHALTGNSDVTDWWNGLVGEGKLLDTRQYFIVCANVLGSAYGSTSALSMNPLTGEPYYQDFPLITIRDVVGSLDLLRQHLGLTRIRMLVGGSLGGQQALEWAIQQPDLFKQLILIATNARMSPWGIAFNESQRMAIEADQTWQERRADAGLQGMKAARATALLSYRSAVMYEFTQAREESALEHFRASSYQRYQGEKIAKRFNAFSYYTLSQMMDSHDVGRNRGGAMSALNQIKAQTLIIGIQSDVLFPVEEQRFLARYIPNAELTEIDSLYGHDGFLVENELMTKTIRTWELSNQLGALEEEEELIIRDRVQVDVRKGVREYIAVDNISFLALPYTIHLINGHRIESDALLEKVSQALQENYDFAQLTQELPHILANLRHIRSFDATTQRIYLSDGRSQTLPPKFPLKSLDS; translated from the coding sequence TTGTCTGCTTTACAAATTTTTCATTACCCGCAGGAGTTTTCACTGGAATGTGGTCAGGTACTGCCCGAAATTCAACTGGCTTATCATACGTTCGGAACGCTGAATGCGGCGGCCGATAATGTGGTATGGATTTGCCATGCGTTGACGGGAAACTCGGACGTAACCGACTGGTGGAACGGCCTGGTGGGGGAAGGCAAACTGCTCGATACGCGTCAATATTTTATCGTCTGTGCAAATGTACTCGGATCCGCTTACGGCTCAACCTCAGCGCTTTCCATGAATCCCCTGACCGGAGAACCCTATTATCAGGATTTTCCGTTGATTACCATTCGGGATGTGGTTGGTAGCCTGGATTTACTGCGGCAACACTTGGGTCTTACCCGCATTCGCATGCTGGTGGGCGGCTCGCTGGGGGGCCAGCAAGCCCTGGAATGGGCCATTCAGCAACCCGACCTTTTTAAACAACTCATTCTCATTGCCACCAACGCCCGCATGTCGCCCTGGGGCATTGCCTTTAATGAATCCCAACGCATGGCCATTGAAGCCGATCAAACCTGGCAGGAGCGGCGCGCCGACGCGGGTCTGCAGGGCATGAAGGCAGCTCGGGCTACGGCCCTGCTGAGTTACCGCAGTGCGGTGATGTATGAATTTACCCAGGCGCGCGAAGAATCAGCTCTGGAACACTTCCGGGCGAGCTCGTACCAGCGCTATCAGGGGGAAAAAATTGCCAAGCGCTTTAATGCGTTTTCTTACTATACCCTCTCCCAGATGATGGATTCCCACGATGTGGGTAGAAACCGCGGGGGAGCCATGAGCGCCTTAAACCAAATCAAAGCCCAGACGCTCATCATTGGCATTCAATCCGATGTTTTATTTCCCGTAGAAGAGCAGCGGTTTCTGGCCCGCTACATTCCCAATGCTGAGCTTACCGAAATTGACTCGCTCTACGGTCACGATGGTTTTTTGGTAGAAAACGAGTTAATGACCAAAACTATCCGCACCTGGGAGTTGTCCAATCAACTGGGGGCTTTGGAGGAAGAGGAAGAGCTCATCATCCGCGACCGCGTACAAGTCGACGTTCGCAAAGGGGTGCGCGAATACATTGCCGTGGATAATATTTCGTTTCTGGCCCTGCCCTACACGATTCATTTAATCAATGGGCACCGCATTGAATCGGATGCCCTCCTTGAAAAAGTGAGCCAGGCCCTGCAGGAAAATTACGATTTTGCCCAGCTCACCCAAGAGCTCCCGCACATCTTAGCCAATTTGCGCCACATTCGCAGTTTTGATGCTACTACCCAGCGGATTTATTTGAGTGACGGTAGAAGTCAAACCCTACCCCCCAAGTTTCCATTAAAATCCCTGGATTCATAA
- a CDS encoding O-acetylhomoserine aminocarboxypropyltransferase/cysteine synthase family protein produces the protein MSELRFETLQLHAGQQIDPATNARAVPIYQTTAYQFNDSEHGARLFGLQEFGNIYTRIMNPTHDVFEKRIAALEGGVAALSVASGHAAQFIAINNITTVGDNFVTTSYLYGGSYNQFKNSFKNIGVEARFADGDKVESFERLIDEKTKFLYLETIGNPGFNIPDFDAFAALAQKYDLPLIVDNTFGAGGAIAQPLKHGAHIVVSSATKWIGGHGTTMGGVIVDGGTYNWGNGKYPQFTQPSPSYHGLVLNDVFGVGGPFGNIQFIIRARVEGLRDWGPSQAPFNSFLLLQGLETLSLRVERTNDNALALAEWLQGHSAVEYVNYPGLASSPYHELAQKYLTRGFGGVLTFKLRAGKDVADRLVNHLQLISHVANVGDAKTLIIHPASTTHSQLSESEQASAGVAPGLLRVSLGLEHIEDIKADIEQALAAALAV, from the coding sequence ATGTCTGAATTACGTTTTGAAACGCTCCAGCTACACGCGGGGCAACAGATTGATCCCGCTACCAACGCCCGAGCCGTCCCCATTTATCAAACCACGGCTTATCAGTTCAATGATTCCGAGCACGGCGCCCGGCTCTTTGGTCTACAAGAGTTCGGTAATATCTATACGCGAATTATGAACCCGACGCACGATGTGTTTGAAAAACGCATCGCTGCGCTGGAAGGAGGCGTTGCCGCGCTATCGGTAGCCTCGGGACACGCCGCTCAGTTTATCGCCATCAATAATATTACGACCGTAGGGGACAACTTTGTGACGACTTCCTACCTCTACGGGGGTAGCTACAATCAGTTTAAGAACTCCTTTAAAAATATTGGCGTGGAAGCCCGCTTTGCCGACGGTGATAAAGTAGAATCCTTCGAGCGCCTGATTGATGAGAAGACGAAATTCTTGTACCTGGAAACCATTGGCAATCCCGGCTTTAACATTCCAGATTTTGACGCCTTTGCTGCCCTGGCGCAAAAGTACGATTTGCCCCTGATCGTGGATAATACCTTCGGTGCGGGCGGTGCCATTGCCCAGCCGCTTAAACACGGGGCCCATATTGTCGTGAGCTCCGCCACCAAATGGATTGGGGGCCACGGGACGACCATGGGCGGTGTGATTGTAGATGGGGGTACGTATAACTGGGGTAATGGCAAGTATCCACAGTTTACCCAGCCTTCGCCCAGCTACCACGGCTTAGTGTTAAATGATGTCTTCGGCGTAGGGGGTCCCTTTGGTAATATTCAGTTTATCATCCGGGCCCGGGTCGAAGGCCTGCGCGACTGGGGACCATCTCAGGCCCCGTTTAATAGCTTTTTACTCTTGCAGGGACTCGAAACGCTTTCCCTGCGCGTGGAGCGCACCAACGACAATGCGCTGGCGCTGGCCGAGTGGCTGCAGGGCCATTCCGCCGTGGAATACGTCAATTACCCCGGCCTAGCCAGCAGTCCTTACCACGAACTAGCGCAGAAGTACCTGACGCGGGGCTTTGGGGGCGTGTTGACCTTTAAGCTACGGGCGGGAAAAGACGTAGCGGACCGCCTGGTCAACCACTTACAACTCATTAGTCACGTGGCAAACGTAGGCGACGCCAAAACGCTCATTATTCATCCCGCCAGCACGACGCACTCCCAGCTTTCCGAATCCGAACAAGCCAGTGCCGGCGTGGCACCGGGATTGCTACGGGTATCGCTGGGACTTGAGCACATTGAGGATATCAAGGCCGATATCGAGCAGGCGCTGGCCGCCGCGTTGGCAGTCTAA
- a CDS encoding acetyltransferase, producing MENPVLIFGAKTLGKTALDIFNRNQVLVYGFLDDDETTHGTEIGDISVFGATDNEGFTKLIGQKCEAFVAVEDRTERKSLVEFLHETRQVQPVNAVHPSAIISEDAHVGHGNLVAAGVILQPFSKVNNHCLLHAGAIVDTEAELEDFVQVGAGSVIGTGAKIGENTFIGAGVTIVAGVEIGKNARIGAGSVVIENIAAGATVFGNPAKKM from the coding sequence ATGGAAAATCCCGTTCTCATTTTTGGAGCTAAAACCCTGGGTAAAACCGCCCTGGATATTTTTAATCGTAATCAAGTGCTCGTGTATGGCTTTTTAGACGATGATGAAACCACGCACGGGACCGAAATCGGGGATATTTCCGTCTTTGGGGCCACCGATAATGAAGGCTTTACCAAGCTCATTGGCCAGAAGTGTGAAGCGTTCGTAGCGGTAGAGGACCGCACGGAGCGTAAAAGTCTGGTTGAATTCCTGCACGAAACCCGGCAGGTGCAACCCGTCAATGCCGTCCATCCTTCCGCCATTATTTCCGAAGATGCCCACGTGGGTCATGGGAATCTCGTAGCTGCTGGCGTAATTCTTCAGCCCTTTTCCAAGGTAAATAACCATTGTCTGCTGCACGCGGGAGCCATCGTGGATACGGAAGCGGAACTTGAAGATTTTGTGCAAGTCGGTGCGGGAAGTGTGATTGGCACGGGCGCAAAGATTGGTGAGAATACCTTTATTGGGGCCGGGGTAACGATTGTAGCGGGCGTAGAAATTGGAAAAAATGCGCGCATTGGGGCCGGTTCAGTCGTGATTGAAAATATCGCAGCGGGTGCTACGGTCTTTGGCAATCCGGCAAAAAAGATGTAA